A single genomic interval of Malania oleifera isolate guangnan ecotype guangnan chromosome 13, ASM2987363v1, whole genome shotgun sequence harbors:
- the LOC131146329 gene encoding uncharacterized protein LOC131146329 isoform X1 translates to MHAYLMFAMAGARQNVVPKLKIMTQLPVEDNNSGTEMPKSRQSSFAVHEKQNHRGKGVEGIPPPPGFGGHDMKIFKGKSVEDDIPPPPGFSPRPLGMSKEEYLRLQKRMYIDLNDKRSSSSRAGTARGINIQTVPLCLPLKAPVEKQTEGVKEKELKETSPTIPNRRKSNRISHSSMKCLAQEPQKRKRRCTKGQSLNSNNSSQAENSTGKNRRMDAHGGKQAPTQQPSQPAAHSMAEKSNYSPLHATSNDVNVFVNPLAETMLAELRGFVNYLEDNFSRPVVDAPEYPLEKVNELNELQKAHERLSHLLSLDFRILIEPENLAEVVGLSAKLQKDTSLDAVQLKNLSLIEKLPLVSNDILKMEWSIKLVNRFFLNLKDNMARFTSLKVEHENLKKAVSKAQAEVNVNTSCMQDIETQILHLQTCHAELATAVESKEATMKSLTTSKNEIFNALTRINNDIEDAMRRKPWWEEKQQELVHLKANILSNYSFLKGFSVLLSELTQIER, encoded by the exons ATGCATGCTTACCTA ATGTTTGCAATGGCTGGAGCTCGTCAAAATGTTGTTCCTAAGCTTAAGATCATGACCCAGCTGCCAGTAGAGGACAACAACAGTGGTACTGAAATGCCGAAGTCCAGGCAATCCTCTTTCGCGGTGCATGAAAAGCAGAATCACAGAGGAAAGGGCGTTGAAGGCATCCCTCCACCACCTGGATTTGGTGGCCATGAcatgaaaattttcaaaggaaagaGTGTTGAGGACGACATCCCTCCACCGCCCGGATTCAGTCCTCGTCCTCTTGGAATGTCCAAGGAGGAGTACTTGAGGTTGCAGAAACGGATGTATATTGATCTGAATGATAAAAGAAGCTCTTCTTCTCGTGCTGGTACTGCTAGAGGGATAAACATCCAAA CGGTTCCTCTCTGTTTACCACTCAAGGCTCCTGTTGAGAAACAAACAGAGGGGGTGAAAGAAAAGGAACTAAAAGAAACTTCCCCTACAATTCCTAACAGAAGAAAAAGCAATCGGATTTCACACTCAAGTATGAAGTGCCTGGCACAGGAACCACAAAAACGGAAGCGCCGGTGCACTAAAGGGCAAAGCTTGAATTCTAATAATAGCTCACAAGCAGAGAATTCTACAGGCAAAAATAGGAGAATGGATGCCCATGGGGGCAAGCAAGCTCCTACTCAGCAGCCTTCTCAGCCTGCAGCACATAGCATGGCAGAAAAAAGCAACTACTCTCCTTTGCATGCCACAAGTAATGATGTGAATGTTTTTGTGAACCCTTTAGCTGAGACCATGTTGGCAGAACTCCGAGGCTTTGTTAATTATTTGGAAGATAACTTCTCTCGGCCTGTGGTCGACGCTCCAGAGTATCCGCTGGAAAAGGTCAATGAACTCAATGAACTTCAAAAGGCACACGAAAGACTTTCACATCTTTTATCCTTGGATTTTAGGATATTGATTGAGCCTGAAAACTTGGCTGAAGTTGTTGGTCTTTCAGCCAAACTACAGAAAGATACTAGCTTAGATGCTGTCCAACTTAAGAACCTATCACTGATTGAGAAGCTCCCTTTGGTGAGTAATGACATTCTGAAAATGGAGTGGTCCATCAAACTAGTCAATAGATTCTTCCTCAATCTTAAAGACAACATGGCACGGTTTACTTCGCTGAAGGTGGAACACGAAAATCTAAAAAAGGCGGTGTCAAAAGCACAGGCTGAAGTGAATGTGAATACTTCATGTATGCAGGACATTGAAACTCAGATCTTACATCTTCAAACCTGTCATGCTGAACTGGCCACAGCGGTGGAGTCTAAGGAGGCCACAATGAAATCGCTAACCACctctaaaaatgaaatttttaatgCCCTTACGAGAATCAATAATGACATTGAAGACGCGATGAGAAGGAAACCATGGTGGGAAGAGAAGCAGCAAGAATTAGTCCATCTGAAGGCCAATATACTGTCCAATTACAGTTTTCTTAAGGGTTTTAGCGTTTTACTCTCTGAGTTGACCCAGATCGAGAGATGA
- the LOC131146329 gene encoding uncharacterized protein LOC131146329 isoform X2 — protein MFAMAGARQNVVPKLKIMTQLPVEDNNSGTEMPKSRQSSFAVHEKQNHRGKGVEGIPPPPGFGGHDMKIFKGKSVEDDIPPPPGFSPRPLGMSKEEYLRLQKRMYIDLNDKRSSSSRAGTARGINIQTVPLCLPLKAPVEKQTEGVKEKELKETSPTIPNRRKSNRISHSSMKCLAQEPQKRKRRCTKGQSLNSNNSSQAENSTGKNRRMDAHGGKQAPTQQPSQPAAHSMAEKSNYSPLHATSNDVNVFVNPLAETMLAELRGFVNYLEDNFSRPVVDAPEYPLEKVNELNELQKAHERLSHLLSLDFRILIEPENLAEVVGLSAKLQKDTSLDAVQLKNLSLIEKLPLVSNDILKMEWSIKLVNRFFLNLKDNMARFTSLKVEHENLKKAVSKAQAEVNVNTSCMQDIETQILHLQTCHAELATAVESKEATMKSLTTSKNEIFNALTRINNDIEDAMRRKPWWEEKQQELVHLKANILSNYSFLKGFSVLLSELTQIER, from the exons ATGTTTGCAATGGCTGGAGCTCGTCAAAATGTTGTTCCTAAGCTTAAGATCATGACCCAGCTGCCAGTAGAGGACAACAACAGTGGTACTGAAATGCCGAAGTCCAGGCAATCCTCTTTCGCGGTGCATGAAAAGCAGAATCACAGAGGAAAGGGCGTTGAAGGCATCCCTCCACCACCTGGATTTGGTGGCCATGAcatgaaaattttcaaaggaaagaGTGTTGAGGACGACATCCCTCCACCGCCCGGATTCAGTCCTCGTCCTCTTGGAATGTCCAAGGAGGAGTACTTGAGGTTGCAGAAACGGATGTATATTGATCTGAATGATAAAAGAAGCTCTTCTTCTCGTGCTGGTACTGCTAGAGGGATAAACATCCAAA CGGTTCCTCTCTGTTTACCACTCAAGGCTCCTGTTGAGAAACAAACAGAGGGGGTGAAAGAAAAGGAACTAAAAGAAACTTCCCCTACAATTCCTAACAGAAGAAAAAGCAATCGGATTTCACACTCAAGTATGAAGTGCCTGGCACAGGAACCACAAAAACGGAAGCGCCGGTGCACTAAAGGGCAAAGCTTGAATTCTAATAATAGCTCACAAGCAGAGAATTCTACAGGCAAAAATAGGAGAATGGATGCCCATGGGGGCAAGCAAGCTCCTACTCAGCAGCCTTCTCAGCCTGCAGCACATAGCATGGCAGAAAAAAGCAACTACTCTCCTTTGCATGCCACAAGTAATGATGTGAATGTTTTTGTGAACCCTTTAGCTGAGACCATGTTGGCAGAACTCCGAGGCTTTGTTAATTATTTGGAAGATAACTTCTCTCGGCCTGTGGTCGACGCTCCAGAGTATCCGCTGGAAAAGGTCAATGAACTCAATGAACTTCAAAAGGCACACGAAAGACTTTCACATCTTTTATCCTTGGATTTTAGGATATTGATTGAGCCTGAAAACTTGGCTGAAGTTGTTGGTCTTTCAGCCAAACTACAGAAAGATACTAGCTTAGATGCTGTCCAACTTAAGAACCTATCACTGATTGAGAAGCTCCCTTTGGTGAGTAATGACATTCTGAAAATGGAGTGGTCCATCAAACTAGTCAATAGATTCTTCCTCAATCTTAAAGACAACATGGCACGGTTTACTTCGCTGAAGGTGGAACACGAAAATCTAAAAAAGGCGGTGTCAAAAGCACAGGCTGAAGTGAATGTGAATACTTCATGTATGCAGGACATTGAAACTCAGATCTTACATCTTCAAACCTGTCATGCTGAACTGGCCACAGCGGTGGAGTCTAAGGAGGCCACAATGAAATCGCTAACCACctctaaaaatgaaatttttaatgCCCTTACGAGAATCAATAATGACATTGAAGACGCGATGAGAAGGAAACCATGGTGGGAAGAGAAGCAGCAAGAATTAGTCCATCTGAAGGCCAATATACTGTCCAATTACAGTTTTCTTAAGGGTTTTAGCGTTTTACTCTCTGAGTTGACCCAGATCGAGAGATGA